In Sesamum indicum cultivar Zhongzhi No. 13 linkage group LG1, S_indicum_v1.0, whole genome shotgun sequence, the sequence GCCTGAACAAGATACTAAGGTCGTCCAATCTTATCAGGCCCCCAGAATAAATAGATTTGGCATTCACTCATAGCTCACTACAATAACAGATAGGGGCCGGTTATAGAATTTGGATCCCTGCTAAATcttcatattcaaattcagCGGGGCCTCAACGTCAACAAATCTCCGGCGAAGTTTCAAGAATCCTTCTTCCCTCTTGTAATCCGATTCCACGGATTGAAGCGcaatctttttcttgattgatcCGTTGATCACAAGCTATTCGATGGAGGTTTTCCAATCCGAGATCCACCAGGTGTTTGTGAAATTGCTAGATGGAAAGCACGGAATCTTGAATTTCAACGCACCGTCAATCTCCGTCGCTGCCCTCAAACACCGTATCCAGACTGTGACCTCCATCCCCTCCCATCTCCAACTCCTATTAAACAACTCCCATATACTCCATGACCACCAAACCCTCACTCTTTCTCAATCCCTCGAGAATTCCCCGTTTCCGGAAACCCTTGATCATGATTCCAATAGTCAATTAGCCCAAGGTCAAGATTTTACCCAATTTCGTTTTGTGGGTTCGGCTGTAAAACCGTTAGGTTTTGATGGGTTGGGGAAGTTTCCTGTTGTTGTGCATTTGTTGCTGAGGCTTAGGGGTGGGAAAGGGGGGTTTGGGTCGTTGCTGAGAGGCGCGGCAACGAAGGCCGGTCAGAAGAAAACGAACAATTTTGATGCTTGTAGGGATATGAGTGGGCGGAGGCTGAGGCACGTGAACGCGGAGAAGAAGCTGGAAGAGTGGAGAGCAGACGCGGAGGAAAGGCAGTTGGAAAAGATGGCTGAGGAGTTCATAAAGAAGAAGGCCAAAGAGGCCGTGAAGAGTGGGAAGAGCAATGGAAGTGATAGTTCTGAGAAGTACGTAGCAAAGTACAGAGAGGATTCAGCTAAGTGTATGGAGGAGGTGGAAAGGTCGGTCAGAGAGTCAGTTCAAGGTTTGATGAGCTCGAAGAGAAAACATAATGCTGTGGGGAGTGAGTC encodes:
- the LOC105173641 gene encoding protein SDE2 homolog, which translates into the protein MEVFQSEIHQVFVKLLDGKHGILNFNAPSISVAALKHRIQTVTSIPSHLQLLLNNSHILHDHQTLTLSQSLENSPFPETLDHDSNSQLAQGQDFTQFRFVGSAVKPLGFDGLGKFPVVVHLLLRLRGGKGGFGSLLRGAATKAGQKKTNNFDACRDMSGRRLRHVNAEKKLEEWRADAEERQLEKMAEEFIKKKAKEAVKSGKSNGSDSSEKYVAKYREDSAKCMEEVERSVRESVQGLMSSKRKHNAVGSESASKRLKIWLGKRKLGDSDSEDQDDDDDIDEEEEEEENEKSVIIDNGSRSDSSRETEASSGSITGGKLDSGSLGRSSSESGSGEEDNVAKDILKSDKYLDGCGLNGDDKNSNNHDVESLEENRDHNEVVSNVPHKSHSSKVDEIVTLQPGISRPVDEVASVAEVRNSLVPKPLQEEPTSMSANLQNLDKPLNFDEYHSATELEVLGLDRLKSELQARGLKCGGTLQERAARLFLLKTTPLEMLPKKLFAKK